From one Triticum aestivum cultivar Chinese Spring chromosome 4B, IWGSC CS RefSeq v2.1, whole genome shotgun sequence genomic stretch:
- the LOC123090538 gene encoding fatty acyl-CoA reductase 1, which yields MDARAVAGCFRGKTILVTGSTGFLGKLMVEKILRVQPDVKKLYLLVRAPDVASAEQRILTQVLGKDLFNTLREKHGLAGFQKLIKEKIVPLAGDVGSHNFRLDNSRADDLCEEIDIIIHGAATTSFYERYDVALATNALGAKYGCEFAKKCPNLELLLHVSTAFVTGTQDGLLLEKALKMGESLQPGYDLDIEAELELVEKVKTELTASKSSSSDKSLEKTAMKELGLKRACHFGWPNVYTFTKAMGEMLLEQHRGDLPVVNIRPTMVTSTFQDPFPGWIEGARTIDAMIVAYNEQAFPCFVGDRKDTMDAVPADMVVNATLVAMAVHLNEKGHVIYNVCSALQNPLTGYVLEDACWDYFSIYPRVQNGKPLKNKRPYVFKRFALFRAYLMLVYKLPLEMLHAVSLLFCGLFSQYYIKQNRRYNFLMLLVKLYAPYAFFKGCFDDTNIRRLRMEVKMDGNASNIFNFDIKSMDWHSYLLNVHVPAVLKYGRKNKGSV from the exons ATGGACGCCAGAGCAGTGGCTGGGTGCTTCCGGGGAAAGACCATCCTCGTCACTGGCTCAACTGGTTTTCTTGGAAAAT TGATGGTTGAGAAGATACTGAGGGTACAGCCGGACGTGAAGAAACTCTACCTGTTGGTGCGTGCGCCGGATGTCGCCTCTGCCGAGCAGCGTATCCTGACACAG GTGTTGGGGAAGGACCTGTTCAATACCCTGAGGGAAAAGCATGGGCTTGCTGGCTTCCAGAAGCTCATTAAAGAGAAGATAGTTCCTCTCGCCGGAGACGTTGGGTCTCACAACTTCAGGCTCGACAACTCCAGAGCTGACGACCTGTGTGAGGAGATCGACATTATCATCCATGGGGCTGCAACAACTAGCTTTTATGAAAG GTACGATGTTGCTTTGGCAACGAATGCACTAGGAGCCAAATATGGATGCGAATTTGCAAAGAAGTGTCCTAATCTGGAATTGTTGCTTCATGTTTCTACTG CTTTTGTAACTGGTACTCAAGATGGACTTTTACTGGAGAAAGCACTCAAGATGGGTGAATCACTACAGCCTGGTTACGACTTGGACATTGAAGCTGAGTTGGAGTTGGTTGAGAAGGTCAAGACTGAACTCACAGCGTCTAAGAGTAGTAGTTCAGACAAATCATTGGAGAAGACAGCCATGAAAGAACTTGGCTTAAAGAG GGCTTGCCATTTTGGATGGCCAAACGTATATACATTTACCAAAGCTATGGGTGAGATGTTACTTGAGCAGCATAGGGGAGACCTTCCTGTCGTCAATATTCGACCTACCATGGTAACTAGCACTTTCCAAGATCCATTTCCAGGCTGGATAGAAGGGGCGAG GACAATTGATGCTATGATTGTCGCCTACAATGAGCAAGCATTCCCATGTTTCGTAGGTGATCGCAAAGACACAATGGATGCT GTTCCTGCGGACATGGTAGTAAATGCAACGCTGGTAGCCATGGCTGTTCACTTGAATGAGAAAGGACATGTCATTTACAATGTGTGCTCAGCTCTCCAAAACCCATTGACGGGTTATGTCTTAGAAGACGCATGTTGGGATTACTTCTCCATATATCCTCGTGTACAGAATGGGAAACCCCTCAAAAACAAAAGGCCATACGTGTTTAAGAGATTCGCTTTATTCCGCGCATATCTGATGCTGGTGTATAAGCTACCACTTGAG ATGTTACATGCCGTGAGCCTGTTATTTTGTGGGTTGTTTTCACAATACTACATTAAGCAAAACCGAAGATACAATTTCTTAATGCTCTTGGTCAAGCTGTATGCACCATATGCCTTCTTCAAAGGATG CTTTGATGATACGAACATCAGAAGGTTGAGGATGGAAGTAAAAATGGATGGCAATGCTAGTAACATATTTAACTTTGATATCAAATCTATGGACTGGCACTCGTATCTCCTGAATGTACACGTCCCAGCTGTGCTAAAGTATGGCCGCAAAAATAAGGGAAGTGTATAA